In the genome of Arctopsyche grandis isolate Sample6627 chromosome 13, ASM5162203v2, whole genome shotgun sequence, the window tGCGTCAGCCCTTTCAGTCACGTCCCCCGTATGACGACGTGTCCTTGATTGGCTTCGTTCCGCAGCTCCGTGATCATGACGAGATGGCCGCCTTCTTCGTGCCGCCTCGTATTCTCCACGCCCTGCTGCAAGATACGGTATTAGTCTATCTGCGTGATGCAGACGAATTGGCAATCGTCGCATCTGGTCGTCATGATGCCTCGATGGTGCAGCTTCTCCAACGTCGCCTCCAACGTGCCGAAGCTGTCTCCGACGCGTAAATTTTCAATCTCTCCGCTCGGGTGTTTGATTTCGACGTGTCCATTGATGAGAACGAACCACGAGTCGTGTTCCTCGCCGTCGTTCATCACTATAGTGCCAGCTTTCTCGACGACGGCGAACTCCATGAGGGAGCAGAGAGCTCGTCGAACAGTTAGAGTCATGTTCGTGAACGCCTTCAGAAGCTGGGTGAATTCTAACAAGGTTTCCACGTCGTCTTCGTTCCTCTCGAAATGATCTTTTTCGAGGCAGTCTCGAACGGCGTCCCTCACCGTAAGACTGACGGTCTCCTCGAAGTCCTCCTCTTCGTCCGAGTCGACGATGGACTCCAGCAGACCGGATAGGTCGAGTTCGCCGTCCATGTCGAGGGAGCTGTGCACGGACGTCATCTCTCCAATCTGAAATCAAACCGATACAAAACATTAGTCCAAAATAACGATATCTAGagataatacataatatcacaTAAGCCTTTCTTGATATTTTGACTcattcttaaatattttacgattcattCTGAACAAATATTTCAACTATGcaattatatctatgtaaaatcgaTTAGATTTGATTACAATGTAACAAACAATGATAttcacgtatacatatgtaggaatctcgtcatc includes:
- the LOC143921424 gene encoding rap guanine nucleotide exchange factor 2-like, whose product is MGLVISLINIVHITGKMGKCIIKSCTMHSNTHNKQHGIHFHRVPKDSQLREKWVNIIRKWRRATDWLPTPNTIICSNHFRAEDVLTLSKCVRLKKYAIPISEIGEMTSVHSSLDMDGELDLSGLLESIVDSDEEEDFEETVSLTVRDAVRDCLEKDHFERNEDDVETLLEFTQLLKAFTNMTLTVRRALCSLMEFAVVEKAGTIVMNDGEEHDSWFVLINGHVEIKHPSGEIENLRVGDSFGTLEATLEKLHHRGIMTTRCDDCQFVCITQID